One segment of Streptomyces sp. TG1A-8 DNA contains the following:
- a CDS encoding ABC transporter substrate-binding protein, whose product MNRKTLVLPAVAGLLTPVLAACGGSDSGSRSGDAIVVGTTDRFTATSAAPAPLDPAYAYDVGTWNILRQSVQTLMTQPKGEGNPVPEAAESCAFSDSGNERYACKLRPGLKFANGDAVTAADVKYSIERALRLKADSGVSALLNTIDTIETQGDREVIFHLKTADATFPYKLSTPVAGIINPKDYPKDKLRTGFRVDGSGPYTFKADVKNNAIVSAIFTKNPSYKGSVTVNNDQVVMRSYDSAEAMGTAIDKGDIDVMTRTMSPAQIQKLDSGADEKVDLVDMPGMEIRYLAFNTNAPTVKNKAVRQAMAQVINRGELVSKVYGTQAEPLYSLVPATVTGHSNSFFNKYGNPSTAKAKSLLAGAGITTPVKLTLHYTTDHYGPATKQEFEVLQKQLNATGLFDVDIQGHPWATFRPAEQKGRYDVYGMGWFPDFPDADSFLAPFLDKDNFLGSPYSNSTIQRTLIPESRREANRLDAATSLTDIQEIVADDVPLLPLWQGKQYVAARDNVTGVSYAVNSSSSLQLWELGRGVDG is encoded by the coding sequence ATGAACCGCAAGACTTTGGTGCTGCCGGCAGTGGCCGGCCTGCTCACGCCGGTTCTCGCCGCATGCGGCGGATCCGACAGCGGGAGCCGGAGTGGCGACGCCATCGTCGTGGGCACCACCGACCGGTTCACGGCCACCAGCGCAGCTCCGGCGCCCCTCGACCCCGCCTACGCCTACGACGTCGGCACCTGGAACATCCTGCGCCAGAGCGTGCAGACCCTGATGACCCAGCCCAAGGGCGAGGGCAACCCCGTTCCCGAAGCCGCCGAGAGCTGCGCCTTCAGCGACAGCGGCAACGAGCGCTACGCCTGCAAGCTGCGCCCGGGCCTGAAGTTCGCCAACGGCGACGCGGTCACCGCCGCCGACGTCAAGTACTCCATCGAGCGCGCCCTGCGCCTCAAGGCCGACAGTGGTGTCTCCGCCCTGCTGAACACCATCGACACCATCGAGACCCAGGGCGACCGCGAGGTCATCTTCCACCTCAAGACGGCCGACGCCACCTTCCCGTACAAGCTGTCCACCCCGGTCGCCGGCATCATCAACCCCAAGGACTACCCCAAGGACAAGCTGCGCACCGGGTTCCGGGTCGACGGCTCGGGTCCCTACACCTTCAAGGCCGACGTCAAGAACAACGCGATCGTCAGCGCCATCTTCACCAAGAACCCCTCCTACAAGGGCAGTGTGACGGTGAACAACGACCAGGTCGTGATGCGCTCCTACGACAGCGCGGAGGCCATGGGCACCGCCATCGACAAGGGCGACATCGACGTCATGACCCGCACCATGTCGCCGGCGCAGATCCAGAAGCTCGACTCCGGCGCCGACGAGAAGGTCGACCTCGTCGACATGCCCGGCATGGAGATCCGCTACCTGGCCTTCAACACCAACGCGCCCACCGTGAAGAACAAGGCCGTCCGCCAGGCCATGGCCCAGGTCATCAACCGCGGCGAACTCGTCTCCAAGGTGTACGGCACCCAGGCCGAGCCGCTGTACTCGCTCGTCCCGGCCACCGTCACCGGGCACTCCAACTCGTTCTTCAACAAGTACGGCAACCCCAGCACCGCCAAGGCCAAGAGCCTGCTCGCCGGGGCCGGCATCACCACCCCGGTGAAGCTGACCCTGCACTACACCACCGACCACTACGGCCCGGCCACCAAGCAGGAGTTCGAGGTCCTGCAGAAGCAGCTCAACGCCACCGGCCTGTTCGACGTCGACATCCAGGGCCACCCCTGGGCGACCTTCCGGCCCGCCGAGCAGAAGGGCCGGTACGACGTCTACGGCATGGGCTGGTTCCCCGACTTCCCGGACGCCGACAGCTTCCTGGCGCCCTTCCTCGACAAGGACAACTTCCTCGGCTCGCCGTACTCCAACAGCACCATCCAGCGCACGCTGATCCCCGAGTCCCGGCGCGAGGCCAACCGGCTCGACGCCGCCACCAGCCTGACGGACATCCAGGAGATCGTCGCCGACGACGTCCCCCTGCTGCCGCTGTGGCAGGGCAAGCAGTACGTCGCCGCGCGCGACAACGTCACCGGCGTCTCCTACGCCGTGAACTCCTCCTCCTCGCTCCAGCTGTGGGAGCTGGGCCGCGGCGTCGACGGCTGA
- a CDS encoding response regulator transcription factor produces the protein MAIRVLLVDDQPLLRTGFRMILEAEQDVAVVGEAGDGLQALDQVRALQPDVVLMDIRMPRMDGVEATRRITGPERDGPAKVLVLTTFDLDEYVVEALRAGASGFLLKDAPADELVQAIRVVAAGEAMLAPSITRRLLDKYATHLPSGEEPVPDTLHTLTDREVEVLKLVARGLSNAEIAADLFVSETTVKTHVGHVLTKLGLRDRVQAAVYAYESGLVRPGAQ, from the coding sequence GTGGCCATCCGCGTCCTACTGGTCGACGACCAGCCCCTGCTGCGTACGGGTTTCCGGATGATCCTGGAGGCCGAGCAGGACGTCGCGGTCGTGGGCGAGGCCGGTGACGGTCTGCAGGCCCTCGACCAGGTGCGGGCCCTGCAGCCGGACGTCGTGCTGATGGACATCCGCATGCCGCGGATGGACGGGGTGGAGGCCACCCGGCGGATCACCGGGCCGGAGCGGGACGGCCCGGCGAAGGTGCTGGTGCTGACGACCTTCGACCTGGACGAGTACGTGGTGGAGGCGCTGCGGGCGGGGGCCAGCGGGTTCCTGCTCAAGGACGCGCCCGCCGACGAGCTGGTGCAGGCCATCCGGGTGGTCGCGGCCGGGGAGGCGATGCTGGCGCCGAGCATCACGCGCCGGCTGCTGGACAAGTACGCGACGCACCTGCCCTCCGGCGAGGAGCCGGTGCCGGACACGCTGCACACGCTGACGGACCGTGAGGTCGAGGTGCTGAAGCTGGTGGCGCGCGGCCTGTCGAACGCGGAGATCGCCGCGGACCTGTTCGTGAGCGAGACCACGGTGAAGACGCACGTGGGGCACGTGTTGACGAAGCTGGGTCTGCGGGACCGGGTGCAGGCCGCGGTGTACGCGTACGAGAGCGGGCTGGTGCGTCCCGGCGCGCAGTAG
- a CDS encoding RecB family exonuclease: protein MESSIEDAGARSDGAEGTGPVAGAEPVAGEAAGPVAGAPAGPGSTGGPAVPQAGTGGAGDAPAGAGPRGAGRAAVSAGGPPAASAAGRVAVAPTSLSPSRAGDFMQCPLLYRFRVIDRLPERPSEAATRGTLVHAVLERLFDAPAGERTAPRAKALIAGQWDRLRESRPEVGELFAQDPDGERLARWMGEAERLVERWFTLEDPTRLEPAERELFVETELESGLRLRGIIDRVDVAPTGEVRIVDYKTGRAPRPEYAEGALFQMKFYALVVWRLKRVVPRRLQLVYLGSGDVLTYDPVPADLERVERKLLALWEAIGRATETGEWRPRPTKLCGWCDHQSLCPEFGGTPPPYPLPLRAAGTGAGVRGRMGPD from the coding sequence ATGGAGAGCAGCATCGAGGACGCGGGCGCCCGGTCGGACGGGGCCGAGGGGACGGGCCCGGTGGCCGGGGCGGAACCGGTGGCCGGGGAGGCGGCGGGCCCGGTGGCCGGGGCGCCGGCCGGACCGGGAAGCACCGGAGGTCCTGCCGTGCCGCAGGCCGGTACCGGGGGTGCCGGGGATGCCCCGGCGGGAGCCGGGCCCCGGGGTGCCGGACGGGCTGCCGTGTCCGCGGGCGGGCCGCCGGCGGCGTCCGCGGCCGGGCGCGTCGCCGTGGCGCCCACCTCGCTGTCGCCCTCCCGGGCCGGTGACTTCATGCAGTGCCCGCTGCTGTACCGGTTCCGGGTGATCGACCGGTTGCCGGAGAGGCCGAGCGAGGCGGCGACCCGCGGGACGCTGGTGCACGCCGTGCTGGAGCGGTTGTTCGACGCGCCGGCCGGGGAACGGACCGCGCCGCGGGCCAAGGCGCTGATCGCGGGGCAGTGGGACCGGCTGCGCGAGAGCAGGCCCGAGGTCGGGGAGTTGTTCGCGCAGGATCCGGACGGGGAACGGCTGGCCCGCTGGATGGGCGAGGCCGAGCGGCTCGTGGAGCGCTGGTTCACGCTGGAGGACCCGACGCGGCTGGAGCCGGCCGAACGGGAGCTGTTCGTGGAGACCGAGCTGGAGTCGGGACTGCGGCTGCGCGGGATCATCGACCGGGTGGACGTGGCCCCCACCGGCGAGGTGCGGATCGTCGACTACAAGACGGGCAGGGCGCCGCGGCCGGAGTACGCCGAGGGCGCGCTGTTCCAGATGAAGTTCTACGCCCTGGTCGTGTGGCGGCTGAAGCGGGTCGTGCCGCGCCGGCTGCAGCTGGTGTACCTCGGCAGCGGGGACGTGCTGACGTACGACCCGGTCCCGGCTGACCTGGAGCGTGTGGAGCGCAAGCTGCTGGCGCTGTGGGAGGCCATCGGGCGGGCGACGGAGACGGGCGAGTGGCGGCCGCGGCCGACGAAGCTGTGCGGCTGGTGCGACCACCAGTCGCTGTGCCCGGAGTTCGGCGGCACTCCCCCGCCGTATCCGCTGCCGCTGAGGGCGGCGGGGACCGGCGCGGGCGTCCGGGGCAGAATGGGGCCGGACTAG
- a CDS encoding site-2 protease family protein, which translates to MDVSGGSGQPRSGNDEPAERPTDPTTGSTDPARPGRPAPREPGAGRPEPESGRETGGGTRPEPESGHGTDDSTRPEARTGGPGDAPRGGADEHRSLAHSKMAKGAPPQPRPKEPGGGLLMGRPFGVPVYVAPSWFLVAALITWVFGGQLDRVLPELGAARYLVSLFFAVAFYASVLVHELAHTVAALRFRLPVRRIQLQFFGGVSEIEKEAETPGREFVLAFVGPLLSLVLAGLFYLAMKPVEPATVPGVLLAGLMVSNLIVAVFNLLPGLPLDGGRMLRAVVWKITGRPMSGTVAAAWVGRALAVCVLIGLPLLNQSGGFGGDGQDVSGMDTVTDALLAAILAAIIWTGAGNSLRMARLREHLPELRARTLTRRAVPVEGDTPLSEALRRANAAGARALVVVDADGTPLSLVREAAIVGVPEHRRPWVAVSGLAQDLTDGMRVSAELAGEDLLDALRATPATEYLVVEETGEIYGVLSAADVERAFVRAMARPS; encoded by the coding sequence GTGGACGTGAGCGGCGGGAGCGGACAGCCGCGGTCCGGCAACGACGAGCCGGCCGAGCGTCCCACGGACCCCACGACCGGCTCCACCGACCCGGCGCGCCCCGGCCGGCCCGCCCCCCGCGAGCCCGGAGCCGGCCGCCCGGAGCCGGAGTCCGGCCGTGAGACCGGCGGCGGCACCCGCCCGGAGCCGGAGTCCGGCCACGGGACCGATGACAGCACCCGCCCGGAGGCGCGGACCGGTGGCCCCGGGGACGCCCCGCGGGGCGGCGCCGACGAGCACCGCTCCCTCGCGCACTCCAAGATGGCCAAGGGCGCGCCGCCGCAGCCGCGGCCCAAGGAGCCCGGCGGCGGTCTCCTCATGGGCCGCCCCTTCGGCGTGCCCGTGTACGTGGCGCCCAGCTGGTTCCTCGTCGCCGCCCTGATCACCTGGGTCTTCGGCGGCCAGCTCGACCGCGTCCTGCCCGAGCTGGGCGCCGCGCGCTACCTGGTCTCCCTGTTCTTCGCGGTCGCCTTCTACGCCTCCGTCCTCGTCCACGAGCTGGCCCACACCGTCGCCGCCCTCCGCTTCCGGCTCCCGGTCCGCCGCATCCAGCTCCAGTTCTTCGGCGGCGTCTCCGAGATCGAGAAGGAGGCCGAGACGCCCGGCCGGGAATTCGTCCTGGCCTTCGTCGGCCCCCTGCTCTCCCTCGTCCTCGCCGGCCTGTTCTACCTCGCGATGAAACCCGTCGAGCCCGCCACCGTGCCCGGCGTCCTGCTGGCCGGCCTGATGGTCTCCAACCTCATCGTCGCCGTCTTCAACCTGCTGCCCGGCCTCCCCCTGGACGGCGGCCGCATGCTCCGCGCCGTCGTCTGGAAGATCACCGGCCGGCCCATGAGCGGCACCGTCGCCGCCGCCTGGGTCGGCCGCGCCCTCGCCGTCTGCGTCCTGATCGGCCTGCCCCTGCTCAACCAGTCCGGCGGTTTCGGCGGCGACGGCCAGGACGTCAGCGGCATGGACACCGTCACCGACGCCCTGCTCGCCGCCATCCTCGCCGCGATCATCTGGACCGGTGCCGGCAACAGCCTGCGCATGGCCCGCCTGCGCGAGCACCTCCCCGAACTGCGGGCCCGCACGCTGACCCGGCGGGCCGTACCCGTCGAGGGCGACACCCCCCTGTCCGAGGCGCTGCGCCGCGCCAACGCCGCCGGCGCCCGCGCCCTGGTCGTCGTCGACGCCGACGGCACGCCCCTCTCCCTCGTCCGCGAGGCCGCCATCGTCGGCGTGCCCGAACACCGCCGCCCCTGGGTCGCCGTCAGCGGCCTCGCCCAGGACCTGACCGACGGCATGCGCGTCTCCGCGGAGCTGGCCGGCGAGGACCTGCTGGACGCCCTGCGCGCCACCCCGGCGACCGAGTACCTCGTGGTCGAGGAGACCGGAGAGATCTACGGCGTCCTGTCCGCCGCCGACGTCGAACGCGCCTTCGTCAGGGCCATGGCCCGCCCCAGCTGA
- a CDS encoding tRNA (adenine-N1)-methyltransferase: MSEPTGAARRRGPFKVGDQVQLTDPKGRHYTFTLEAGKNFHTHKGSFPHDELIGAPEGSVVRTTGNVAYLALRPLLPDYVLSMPRGAAVVYPKDAGQILAFADIFPGARVVEAGVGSGSLSSFLLRAIGDQGMLHSYERREDFADIARQNVERYFGGPHPAWQLTVGDLQDNLSDTDVDRVVLDMLAPWECLEAVSKALVPGGIVCCYVATTTQLARTVESIREIGCFNEPTAWETMIRNWHIEGLAVRPDHRMIGHTGFLLTARRLADGVEPPMRRRRPAKGAYGEDYAGPNAEGGTGR; encoded by the coding sequence ATGTCCGAACCGACCGGTGCCGCCCGCAGGCGCGGGCCCTTCAAGGTCGGGGACCAGGTACAGCTGACCGACCCCAAGGGCCGCCACTACACGTTCACGCTCGAAGCCGGGAAGAACTTCCACACCCACAAGGGCTCCTTCCCGCACGACGAACTGATCGGCGCTCCCGAGGGCAGCGTTGTCCGCACCACCGGCAACGTCGCCTACCTCGCGCTGCGCCCCCTGCTCCCCGACTACGTCCTGTCCATGCCCCGCGGGGCGGCCGTCGTCTACCCGAAGGACGCGGGGCAGATCCTCGCCTTCGCCGACATCTTCCCCGGCGCCCGCGTCGTGGAGGCCGGCGTCGGCTCCGGCTCGCTCAGCAGCTTCCTGCTGCGCGCCATCGGCGACCAGGGCATGCTGCACTCCTACGAGCGCCGCGAGGACTTCGCCGACATCGCCCGGCAGAACGTCGAACGCTACTTCGGCGGCCCGCACCCCGCCTGGCAGCTCACCGTCGGCGACCTCCAGGACAACCTCTCCGACACCGACGTCGACCGCGTCGTCCTCGACATGCTCGCCCCCTGGGAATGCCTTGAAGCCGTCTCCAAGGCGCTCGTCCCCGGCGGCATCGTGTGCTGCTACGTCGCCACCACCACCCAGCTCGCCCGGACCGTCGAGTCCATCCGCGAGATCGGCTGCTTCAACGAGCCGACCGCCTGGGAGACGATGATCCGCAACTGGCACATCGAGGGCCTGGCCGTCCGCCCCGACCACCGGATGATCGGCCACACCGGCTTCCTGCTCACCGCCCGCCGCCTCGCCGACGGCGTCGAGCCGCCCATGCGCCGCCGACGCCCCGCCAAGGGCGCCTACGGCGAGGACTACGCCGGACCCAACGCCGAGGGCGGCACCGGCCGCTGA
- a CDS encoding ferredoxin: protein MTVQQEAPDGEALEVWIDQDLCTGDGICAQYAPEVFELDIDGLAYVKGADEELLQAPGAAVPVPLPLLTDVVDSAKECPGECIHVRRVVDGTEMYGPDAG, encoded by the coding sequence GTGACCGTGCAGCAGGAGGCCCCGGACGGCGAGGCGCTGGAGGTCTGGATCGACCAGGACCTGTGTACGGGCGACGGCATCTGCGCCCAGTACGCGCCGGAGGTGTTCGAGCTGGACATCGACGGGCTGGCCTACGTGAAGGGCGCGGACGAGGAACTGCTGCAGGCCCCGGGGGCGGCGGTGCCGGTGCCGCTGCCGCTGCTGACGGACGTGGTGGACTCGGCCAAGGAGTGCCCAGGCGAATGCATCCACGTGCGCCGGGTGGTGGACGGGACCGAGATGTACGGACCGGACGCGGGGTGA
- the arc gene encoding proteasome ATPase, whose product MAAHDDDMNRGIRPGRGSDDPTGQIAYLEQEIAVLRRKLADSPRHTRILEERIVELQTNLAGVSAQNERLANTLREARDQIVALKEEVDRLAQPPAGFGVFLQANEDGTADIFTGGRKLRVNVSPGVELDELRRGQEVMLNEALNVVEAMQFERVGEIVTLKEILEDGERALVLGHTDEERVVRLAEPLLDVTIRAGDALLLEPRSGYVYEVVPKSEVEELVLEEVPDIGYEQIGGLGGQIEAIRDAVELPYLYPDLFKEHELRPPKGVLLYGPPGCGKTLIAKAVANSLAKKVAEVTGQAAGKSFFLNIKGPELLNKYVGETERQIRLVFQRAREKASEGTPVIVFFDEMESLFRTRGSGVSSDVENTIVPQLLAEIDGVEGLQNVVVIGASNREDMIDPAILRPGRLDVKIKIERPDAEAAKDIFGKYLTERLPLHSDDLGEHGGDKGATVQNMIQTAVEHMYAESEENRFLEVTYANGDKEVLYFKDFNSGAMIENIVGRAKKMAIKDFLEKDQKGLRVSHLLQACVDEFKENEDLPNTTNPDDWARISGKKGERIVYIRTLITGKQGADTGRSIDTVANTGQYL is encoded by the coding sequence GTGGCAGCCCACGACGACGACATGAACCGCGGCATCCGCCCGGGACGAGGGTCCGACGACCCGACCGGGCAGATCGCCTACCTTGAGCAGGAGATCGCCGTCCTGCGACGCAAGCTCGCCGACTCTCCGCGACACACGAGGATTCTCGAAGAGCGGATCGTCGAGCTGCAGACCAACCTGGCCGGCGTGTCCGCCCAGAACGAACGACTGGCCAACACGCTCCGTGAGGCCCGCGACCAGATCGTCGCCCTCAAGGAGGAGGTCGACCGGCTCGCCCAGCCGCCGGCCGGCTTCGGTGTCTTCCTGCAGGCGAACGAGGACGGCACCGCCGACATCTTCACCGGCGGCCGCAAGCTCCGGGTGAACGTCAGCCCCGGCGTCGAGCTCGACGAGCTCCGGCGCGGCCAGGAAGTCATGCTCAACGAAGCGCTCAACGTGGTCGAGGCCATGCAGTTCGAGCGCGTCGGCGAGATCGTCACCCTCAAGGAGATCCTCGAGGACGGCGAGCGCGCCCTGGTGCTGGGCCACACCGACGAGGAACGGGTGGTGCGGCTCGCCGAGCCGCTGCTGGACGTCACCATCCGCGCCGGCGACGCCCTGCTGCTCGAACCCCGCTCCGGCTACGTCTACGAGGTCGTGCCCAAGAGCGAGGTCGAGGAACTCGTCCTCGAAGAGGTGCCCGACATCGGCTACGAGCAGATCGGCGGCCTCGGCGGCCAGATCGAGGCCATCCGCGACGCGGTCGAGCTGCCGTACCTCTACCCCGACCTCTTCAAGGAGCACGAGCTGCGCCCGCCCAAGGGCGTCCTGCTCTACGGCCCCCCCGGCTGCGGCAAGACGCTCATCGCCAAGGCCGTCGCCAACTCGCTCGCCAAGAAGGTCGCCGAGGTCACCGGCCAGGCCGCCGGCAAGAGCTTCTTCCTCAACATCAAGGGTCCCGAGCTGCTCAACAAGTACGTCGGCGAGACCGAGCGGCAGATCCGCCTCGTCTTCCAGCGTGCGCGTGAGAAGGCCAGCGAGGGCACCCCCGTGATCGTCTTCTTCGACGAGATGGAGTCCCTCTTCCGCACCCGCGGCTCCGGCGTCAGCTCGGACGTGGAGAACACCATCGTCCCGCAGCTCCTCGCCGAGATCGACGGCGTCGAGGGCCTGCAGAACGTGGTCGTCATCGGCGCCTCCAACCGCGAGGACATGATCGACCCCGCCATCCTGCGCCCGGGCCGCCTCGACGTGAAGATCAAGATCGAGCGCCCGGACGCCGAAGCGGCCAAGGACATCTTCGGCAAGTACCTCACCGAGCGCCTCCCGCTCCACTCGGACGACCTCGGTGAGCACGGCGGCGACAAGGGCGCCACGGTCCAGAACATGATCCAGACCGCGGTTGAGCACATGTACGCCGAATCCGAGGAGAACCGCTTCCTGGAGGTCACCTACGCCAACGGCGACAAGGAAGTCCTCTACTTCAAGGACTTCAACTCCGGCGCCATGATCGAGAACATCGTCGGCCGCGCCAAGAAGATGGCGATCAAGGATTTCCTGGAGAAGGACCAGAAGGGCCTGCGCGTCTCCCACCTGCTCCAGGCCTGCGTGGACGAATTCAAGGAGAACGAGGACCTCCCCAACACCACCAATCCCGACGACTGGGCCCGCATCTCCGGGAAGAAGGGCGAGCGGATCGTCTACATCCGCACCCTCATCACCGGAAAGCAGGGCGCCGACACCGGGCGCTCCATCGACACGGTGGCGAATACTGGTCAGTACCTGTAA
- the dop gene encoding depupylase/deamidase Dop, which translates to MTVRRVMGIETEYGISVPGHPNANAMLTSSQIVNAYAAAMHRARRARWDFEEENPLRDARGFDLAREVADASQLTDEDIGLANVILTNGARLYVDHAHPEYSAPEVTNPRDAVLWDKAGERIMAEAAERAAQLPGAQPIHLYKNNTDNKGASYGTHENYLMKRETPFSDIVRHLTPFFVSRQVVTGAGRVGIGQDGHEHGFQLSQRADYFEVEVGLETTLKRPIINTRDEPHADAERYRRLHVIIGDANLSEISTYLKVGTTALVLSMIEDGFIAVDLAVDQPVRTLHQVSHDPSLKRLVALRSGRTLTAVQLQMEYYELARKYVEERYGADADDQTKDVLTRWEDTLNRLENDPMSLAGELDWVAKRELMEGYRRRDDLDWDAARLHLVDLQYADVRADKGLYNRLAARGRMKRLLDEAEVDRARTKPPEDTRAYFRGRCLEQYADDVAAASWDSVIFDLPGRDSLQRVPTLEPLRGTRNHVKELLDRCRTAGDLVKVLSGG; encoded by the coding sequence ATGACCGTACGGCGAGTAATGGGCATCGAGACGGAGTACGGGATCTCCGTCCCCGGTCACCCGAACGCCAATGCCATGCTCACCTCGTCCCAGATCGTCAACGCCTACGCGGCGGCGATGCACCGGGCCCGCCGGGCCCGCTGGGACTTCGAGGAGGAGAACCCGCTACGGGACGCGCGAGGCTTCGACCTCGCCCGAGAGGTCGCCGACGCCAGCCAGCTCACCGACGAGGACATCGGCCTCGCCAACGTGATCCTCACCAACGGCGCACGCCTCTACGTCGACCACGCCCACCCCGAGTACAGCGCCCCCGAGGTCACCAACCCCCGTGACGCCGTCCTGTGGGACAAGGCCGGTGAACGCATCATGGCCGAGGCCGCCGAACGAGCCGCCCAGCTCCCCGGCGCCCAGCCCATCCACCTCTACAAGAACAACACCGACAACAAGGGCGCCTCCTACGGCACGCACGAGAACTACCTGATGAAGCGGGAGACCCCCTTCTCGGACATCGTGCGCCACCTCACGCCCTTCTTCGTCTCCCGCCAGGTCGTCACCGGGGCCGGCCGCGTAGGCATCGGCCAGGACGGCCACGAACACGGCTTCCAGCTCAGCCAGCGCGCCGACTACTTCGAAGTCGAGGTGGGCCTCGAGACCACCCTCAAGCGCCCCATCATCAACACGCGCGACGAGCCGCACGCCGACGCCGAGAGATACCGCCGCCTCCACGTGATCATCGGCGACGCGAACCTCTCCGAGATCTCCACCTACCTCAAGGTGGGCACGACCGCCTTGGTCCTGTCCATGATCGAGGACGGCTTCATCGCCGTCGACCTGGCCGTCGACCAGCCCGTCCGCACCCTCCACCAGGTCTCCCACGACCCGTCGCTCAAGCGCCTGGTCGCGCTGCGCAGCGGCCGCACGCTCACCGCGGTCCAGTTGCAGATGGAGTACTACGAGCTCGCGCGCAAGTACGTGGAGGAACGCTACGGCGCCGACGCCGACGACCAGACCAAGGACGTCCTGACCCGCTGGGAGGACACCCTCAACCGGCTGGAGAACGACCCCATGAGCCTGGCCGGCGAACTGGACTGGGTCGCCAAGCGCGAGCTGATGGAGGGCTACCGGCGCCGCGACGACCTCGACTGGGACGCCGCCCGCCTCCACCTGGTCGACCTCCAGTACGCCGACGTACGGGCCGACAAGGGCCTGTACAACCGCCTGGCGGCCCGCGGGCGCATGAAGCGGCTCCTGGACGAGGCCGAGGTCGACAGGGCGCGCACGAAGCCTCCGGAGGACACGCGCGCCTATTTCCGGGGCCGCTGCCTGGAGCAGTACGCCGACGACGTGGCGGCGGCGAGCTGGGACTCCGTGATCTTCGACCTGCCCGGCCGGGACTCACTGCAGCGCGTGCCAACCCTGGAACCGCTACGCGGAACGCGAAATCACGTCAAGGAGCTGCTGGACCGCTGCCGCACCGCGGGTGACCTGGTCAAGGTCCTGTCGGGCGGATGA
- a CDS encoding ubiquitin-like protein Pup, with the protein MATKDTDGGQQKATRSTEEAEEQAQDAQATEDLKERHEKLSDDVDSVLDEIDDVLEENAEDFVRSFVQKGGE; encoded by the coding sequence ATGGCAACCAAGGACACCGACGGCGGCCAGCAGAAGGCCACACGCTCCACCGAGGAGGCCGAGGAGCAGGCGCAGGACGCGCAGGCGACCGAGGACCTCAAGGAGCGCCACGAGAAGCTGAGCGACGACGTGGACTCGGTCCTGGACGAGATCGACGACGTGCTTGAGGAGAACGCCGAGGATTTCGTGAGGTCGTTCGTACAAAAGGGCGGAGAGTAA
- a CDS encoding endonuclease domain-containing protein, whose translation MDHCRGTGRVRGVLCFSCNGNAALGQF comes from the coding sequence GTGGATCACTGCCGTGGGACGGGTAGGGTCCGTGGCGTACTGTGCTTCAGCTGCAACGGCAACGCTGCACTGGGGCAGTTCTAA
- the prcB gene encoding proteasome subunit beta, with protein sequence MEANTRSTGRLPAAFLTPGSSSFMDFLSEHQPELLPGNRRLPATQGVIEAPHGTTIVAVTFPGGVVLAGDRRATMGNVIAQRDIEKVFPADEYSAVGIAGTAGLAVEMVKLFQLELEHFEKVEGAQLSLEGKANRLSTMIRSNLGMAMQGLAVVPLFAGYDVDRERGRIFSYDVTGGRSEEHNFAATGSGSVFARGAMKKLFRDDLTEEQATTLVVQALYDAADDDSATGGPDVARRIYPIITVITEDGFRRLTEDEASELSRAVLQRRLEEPDGPKAALL encoded by the coding sequence GTGGAAGCCAACACTCGTAGCACCGGGCGTCTACCAGCTGCCTTCCTGACGCCAGGATCCTCGTCGTTCATGGACTTCCTCTCCGAGCACCAGCCCGAGCTGCTGCCCGGCAACCGGCGGCTGCCGGCGACCCAGGGCGTGATCGAGGCGCCGCACGGGACGACCATCGTGGCCGTCACGTTCCCCGGGGGCGTGGTGCTCGCGGGTGACCGCCGGGCCACCATGGGCAACGTCATCGCCCAGCGGGACATCGAGAAGGTCTTCCCGGCGGACGAGTACTCGGCCGTCGGCATCGCCGGCACCGCCGGTCTCGCCGTGGAGATGGTCAAGCTCTTCCAGCTGGAGCTGGAGCACTTCGAGAAGGTCGAGGGCGCCCAGCTGTCGCTGGAGGGCAAGGCGAACCGGTTGTCGACCATGATCCGTTCCAACCTCGGCATGGCCATGCAGGGCCTGGCCGTGGTGCCCCTGTTCGCCGGGTACGACGTGGACCGGGAGAGGGGGCGCATCTTCTCCTACGACGTCACGGGCGGGCGCTCCGAGGAGCACAACTTCGCGGCGACGGGTTCCGGCTCGGTGTTCGCGCGCGGTGCGATGAAGAAGCTGTTCCGTGACGACCTGACCGAGGAGCAGGCCACGACCCTGGTGGTCCAGGCCCTGTACGACGCGGCCGACGACGACTCGGCGACCGGTGGTCCCGACGTCGCCCGCCGGATCTATCCGATCATCACCGTGATCACCGAGGACGGTTTCCGCCGGCTCACCGAGGACGAGGCGTCCGAGCTGTCCCGTGCGGTGCTGCAGCGGCGCCTGGAGGAGCCGGACGGCCCGAAGGCCGCCCTGCTCTGA